In the genome of Polaribacter sp. MED152, one region contains:
- the miaB gene encoding tRNA (N6-isopentenyl adenosine(37)-C2)-methylthiotransferase MiaB, with product MQQVEKIIDEKIQGKALVTENKKENTKKLFIESYGCQMNMNDSEIVAAILDKEGYNTTQILEEADLVLVNTCSIREKAETTVRRRLQKYNAVKQVNKKMKVGVLGCMAERLKEKFLEEEKIVDLVVGPDAYKDLPNLLEEVYEGRDAVNVILSKEETYGDISPVRLNSNGVSAFVSITRGCDNMCTFCVVPFTRGRERSRDPKSILEEIQQMVDKNYKEITLLGQNVDSFLWYGGGLKKDFKKASEMAQATAVDFAQLLDMCATQFPKTRFRFSTSNPQDMSLDVIHVMAKHRNICKYIHLPVQSGSNAMLKAMNRQHTREEYMELVDNIFKIVPEMALSQDMIVGFCGETEQDHQDTLDLMEYVKYDFGFMFAYSERPGTLAGKKMEDDVPEAVKKRRLTEVIDLQQKHALYRTQQHLGKVEEVLIEGTSKKNPNEWKGRNTQNTVIVFPKEHYKLGDFVNVKVEDCTSATLKGTAVGYSDNN from the coding sequence ATGCAACAAGTAGAGAAAATTATTGACGAAAAAATACAAGGAAAAGCCCTTGTTACAGAAAATAAGAAAGAGAATACTAAAAAATTATTCATAGAAAGCTATGGCTGTCAAATGAATATGAATGATAGTGAAATTGTAGCAGCAATTTTAGACAAAGAAGGCTACAACACTACTCAAATTTTAGAAGAGGCAGATTTAGTTTTGGTAAACACATGTTCTATTCGTGAAAAAGCTGAAACTACAGTTCGTAGAAGATTGCAAAAATACAATGCAGTAAAACAGGTTAACAAAAAAATGAAAGTTGGCGTTTTAGGTTGTATGGCTGAACGTTTGAAAGAAAAATTCTTAGAAGAAGAAAAAATTGTTGACCTAGTCGTTGGGCCAGATGCTTATAAAGATTTGCCAAACTTATTAGAAGAAGTTTATGAAGGTAGAGATGCTGTAAACGTAATTTTATCTAAAGAAGAAACCTATGGAGATATTTCTCCTGTTCGTTTAAATTCTAATGGAGTATCTGCATTCGTTTCGATTACGAGAGGTTGTGACAATATGTGTACTTTTTGTGTTGTTCCTTTTACTCGTGGACGAGAGCGTAGTAGAGATCCTAAAAGTATTTTAGAGGAAATACAACAAATGGTTGATAAAAACTATAAAGAAATTACACTTTTAGGTCAAAATGTAGATAGCTTCTTGTGGTATGGAGGAGGCTTAAAAAAGGATTTCAAAAAAGCTTCTGAAATGGCTCAGGCAACTGCTGTTGATTTTGCTCAGTTATTAGATATGTGTGCCACTCAATTTCCAAAAACACGTTTTCGTTTTTCTACTTCTAATCCTCAAGATATGAGTTTAGATGTAATTCATGTAATGGCCAAACATAGAAATATTTGTAAATACATTCACTTGCCTGTACAAAGTGGAAGTAATGCTATGTTAAAAGCCATGAATAGACAACATACACGTGAAGAGTATATGGAATTGGTTGATAATATTTTTAAAATAGTTCCAGAAATGGCATTATCTCAAGATATGATTGTTGGTTTTTGTGGAGAAACAGAGCAAGATCATCAAGATACCTTAGATTTAATGGAGTATGTGAAGTATGATTTTGGATTTATGTTTGCCTACTCTGAAAGACCAGGAACTTTAGCTGGTAAAAAAATGGAAGATGATGTACCAGAAGCTGTTAAAAAAAGAAGATTGACAGAGGTCATCGATTTACAGCAAAAACATGCTTTATACAGAACTCAACAACATTTGGGCAAAGTTGAAGAAGTTTTAATTGAAGGTACATCCAAGAAAAATCCTAATGAATGGAAAGGAAGAAATACACAAAACACAGTGATTGTGTTTCCTAAAGAGCACTATAAATTAGGTGATTTTGTAAACGTTAAAGTAGAAGATTGTACTTCTGCAACCTTAAAAGGTACTGCAGTTGGATACTCAGATAATAATTAA
- the groES gene encoding co-chaperone GroES, which yields MGLNIKPLADRVLVEPAPAETKTASGLIIPDNAKEKPQKGTVVAVGNGKVDEPLTVKVGDTVLYGKYGGTDLKLEGKDYLMMRESDILAII from the coding sequence ATGGGATTAAACATTAAACCTTTAGCAGACAGAGTTCTTGTAGAACCTGCACCAGCAGAAACAAAAACAGCATCTGGCTTAATTATTCCAGATAATGCAAAAGAAAAACCACAAAAAGGAACTGTAGTTGCAGTTGGTAATGGTAAAGTTGATGAGCCTTTAACTGTAAAAGTGGGTGACACTGTTTTATATGGTAAATATGGTGGAACTGACTTAAAATTAGAAGGTAAAGATTATTTAATGATGCGTGAATCTGATATTCTAGCAATTATATAA
- a CDS encoding LptE family protein, translating to MKKFILSAFIVITFIGCGPYSFTGGNTGDAKTIQIDFFPNQAPLVEPVLTQRFTNDLQDLFTRQTNLTLTNSNGDLYFSGEITGYRITPMSGTSNQTAAQNRLTVSVNVRFVNKLEEKDDFEKTFSFYSDFDANAQLSGSVLETALDEILERIIQDIFNASVAKW from the coding sequence ATGAAGAAATTTATCTTATCCGCGTTTATAGTAATCACTTTTATAGGTTGTGGGCCTTATTCATTTACAGGTGGTAACACAGGTGATGCAAAAACCATTCAAATTGATTTTTTTCCGAATCAAGCACCATTAGTAGAACCTGTTTTAACACAACGTTTTACCAATGATCTACAAGACCTATTTACACGTCAAACTAATTTAACCCTTACGAATTCTAATGGTGATTTATATTTTAGTGGAGAAATCACAGGATATAGAATTACACCTATGAGTGGAACATCTAATCAAACTGCTGCCCAAAACAGACTAACGGTTTCAGTAAATGTTCGTTTCGTAAATAAATTAGAAGAAAAAGATGATTTTGAAAAAACATTTTCTTTCTACTCCGATTTCGATGCAAATGCTCAACTTTCAGGAAGTGTTCTAGAAACTGCTCTAGATGAAATTTTAGAAAGAATAATTCAAGACATATTTAATGCTTCTGTAGCAAAATGGTAA
- a CDS encoding sigma-54-dependent Fis family transcriptional regulator, whose protein sequence is MENLQALKQRFGIIGNDVQLNRALEKALRVAPTDISVLVTGESGVGKESVPKIIHSLSHRKHAKYIAVNCGAIPEGTIDSELFGHEKGAFTGATQDRKGYFEVADGGTIFLDEVGELPLTTQVRLLRVLENGEFIKVGSSKVLKTNVRIVAATNVNMQSAIEKEKFREDLYYRLSTVEINLPPLRERNEDIHLLFRKFAADFAQKYRMPSIRLDESAVNVLLNYRFPGNIRQLKNLAEQISVIEEERSISGQKLQQYLPNNSGNLPAIVGGKKENDFSTERDIMYKILFDMRNDINDLKKLTLDLMKNGNVEEVQEENHRLLEKIYNNKDLEELDIEVLNVPQNTPSEKDYDFIETIEEDESLSLQDKEIEMIKKSLEKNNNKRKLAAKELGISERTLYRKIKQYDL, encoded by the coding sequence ATGGAAAACTTACAAGCTTTAAAACAACGCTTTGGAATTATTGGTAATGATGTTCAACTTAATAGGGCTTTAGAAAAAGCACTTAGAGTTGCACCTACTGATATTTCTGTGCTAGTAACTGGAGAAAGTGGTGTTGGTAAAGAGAGTGTTCCGAAAATTATTCATTCTTTATCACACAGAAAACACGCCAAGTATATTGCAGTAAACTGTGGCGCAATTCCAGAAGGAACTATTGATAGTGAACTTTTTGGTCATGAAAAAGGAGCTTTTACAGGGGCAACACAAGATAGAAAAGGATATTTTGAAGTTGCAGATGGTGGTACTATTTTTTTAGACGAAGTTGGTGAATTACCTTTAACCACCCAAGTACGTTTATTACGTGTTTTAGAAAATGGTGAATTCATAAAAGTAGGGTCTTCTAAAGTCTTAAAAACAAATGTTAGAATTGTAGCTGCTACCAATGTTAATATGCAATCTGCGATTGAAAAAGAAAAATTTAGAGAAGATTTGTACTACAGACTTAGTACTGTAGAAATCAATTTACCTCCATTAAGAGAAAGAAACGAAGACATCCATTTATTATTTCGAAAATTTGCTGCAGATTTTGCTCAAAAATACAGAATGCCTTCCATTCGATTAGATGAAAGTGCTGTAAATGTACTATTGAATTATAGATTTCCAGGTAATATTCGTCAGTTAAAAAACCTTGCAGAACAAATTTCTGTTATAGAAGAAGAAAGAAGTATTAGTGGTCAAAAATTACAACAATATTTACCAAATAATTCAGGTAATTTACCAGCGATTGTAGGTGGTAAAAAAGAAAATGATTTTTCTACTGAACGTGATATTATGTACAAAATTCTTTTTGACATGCGTAATGACATCAACGATTTAAAGAAGTTAACGCTTGATTTAATGAAGAATGGTAATGTAGAAGAAGTACAAGAAGAAAACCATAGATTGTTAGAAAAAATTTATAATAATAAAGATTTAGAAGAATTAGATATTGAAGTTTTAAATGTGCCTCAAAACACGCCTTCTGAAAAAGATTATGATTTTATTGAGACTATTGAGGAAGACGAATCTTTATCTTTACAAGACAAGGAAATAGAGATGATTAAAAAATCTCTAGAAAAAAATAACAACAAACGTAAATTGGCAGCTAAAGAGTTAGGGATTTCTGAAAGAACCTTATACCGAAAAATTAAGCAGTACGATTTATAA
- the groL gene encoding chaperonin GroEL (60 kDa chaperone family; promotes refolding of misfolded polypeptides especially under stressful conditions; forms two stacked rings of heptamers to form a barrel-shaped 14mer; ends can be capped by GroES; misfolded proteins enter the barrel where they are refolded when GroES binds) yields the protein MAKDIKFDIEARDGLKRGVDALANAVKVTLGPKGRNVIISKAFGAPTVTKDGVSVAKEVELENELENMGAQMVKEVASKTNDLAGDGTTTATVLAQAIVKEGLKNVAAGANPMDLKRGIDKAVEAIVSDLEKQTQKVGNSSDKIQQVASISANNDSVIGDLIAKAFDKVGKEGVITVEEAKGTDTYVDVVEGMQFDRGYLSPYFVTDADKMIADLENPYVLLFDKKISNLQEILPILEPVSQSGRPLLIIAEDVDGQALATLVVNKLRGGLKIAAVKAPGFGDRRKAMLEDIAILTGGTVISEERGFSLENATLDLLGTAEGITIDKDNTTIVNGSGDAEAIKARVNQIKAQIETTTSDYDKEKLQERLAKLAGGVAVLYVGAASEVEMKEKKDRVDDALHATRAAVEEGIVAGGGVALVRAKKVLEALTTDNLDETTGVQIVNKAIEAPLRTIVENAGGEGSVVINKVLEGKKDFGYDAKTETYVDMLEAGIIDPKKVTRVALENAASVAGMILTTECALVDIKEDAPAGGGMPPMGGGMPGMM from the coding sequence ATGGCAAAAGATATTAAATTTGATATTGAAGCAAGAGATGGTTTAAAACGTGGAGTTGATGCATTAGCAAATGCAGTAAAAGTAACTTTAGGACCTAAAGGTAGAAACGTAATTATCTCTAAAGCATTTGGTGCACCAACTGTAACTAAAGATGGTGTTTCTGTTGCAAAAGAAGTAGAATTAGAAAACGAGCTTGAAAACATGGGAGCTCAAATGGTAAAAGAAGTTGCCTCTAAAACCAACGATTTAGCTGGTGATGGTACAACAACTGCTACTGTTTTAGCACAAGCAATTGTAAAAGAAGGATTAAAAAATGTTGCTGCAGGTGCAAATCCAATGGATCTAAAAAGAGGAATTGACAAAGCTGTAGAAGCAATTGTTTCAGACTTAGAGAAACAAACTCAAAAAGTTGGTAATTCATCAGATAAAATTCAACAAGTAGCATCTATTTCTGCAAATAACGATTCTGTTATTGGAGATTTAATTGCGAAAGCTTTTGATAAAGTTGGTAAAGAGGGTGTAATTACTGTAGAAGAAGCAAAAGGTACAGATACTTATGTAGATGTTGTGGAAGGTATGCAGTTTGATAGAGGATATTTATCTCCTTACTTTGTTACTGATGCAGACAAAATGATCGCAGATTTAGAAAATCCTTACGTACTATTATTCGATAAGAAGATTTCTAACTTACAAGAAATTTTACCAATATTAGAACCAGTTTCTCAATCTGGTAGACCTTTATTAATTATTGCAGAAGATGTAGATGGCCAAGCATTAGCTACTTTAGTAGTTAATAAATTAAGAGGAGGTTTAAAAATTGCTGCTGTAAAAGCACCTGGATTTGGAGACAGAAGAAAGGCAATGTTAGAAGATATTGCAATTTTAACTGGTGGTACTGTAATTTCTGAAGAAAGAGGTTTCTCACTAGAAAATGCAACTTTAGATTTATTAGGTACTGCAGAAGGTATTACAATTGATAAAGACAATACTACAATTGTAAATGGTTCTGGAGATGCAGAAGCTATTAAAGCAAGAGTAAACCAAATTAAAGCGCAAATAGAAACTACCACTTCTGATTATGATAAAGAAAAACTTCAAGAACGTTTGGCTAAGTTAGCTGGTGGTGTTGCTGTTTTATATGTTGGTGCTGCTTCTGAAGTAGAAATGAAAGAAAAGAAAGATAGAGTTGATGATGCTTTACATGCAACTAGAGCTGCTGTAGAAGAAGGTATTGTTGCTGGTGGTGGAGTTGCTTTAGTAAGAGCTAAAAAAGTTTTAGAAGCTTTAACTACAGATAATTTAGATGAGACTACAGGTGTACAAATTGTTAACAAAGCAATTGAAGCGCCTTTAAGAACAATAGTAGAAAACGCTGGTGGTGAAGGTTCAGTTGTAATTAACAAAGTTTTAGAAGGTAAAAAAGATTTTGGTTACGATGCTAAAACCGAAACATATGTAGATATGTTAGAAGCTGGCATAATCGATCCTAAAAAGGTAACTAGAGTTGCTTTAGAAAATGCTGCTTCTGTAGCTGGTATGATTTTAACTACTGAATGTGCTTTAGTTGATATTAAAGAAGATGCACCTGCAGGTGGTGGAATGCCTCCAATGGGTGGTGGAATGCCAGGAATGATGTAA
- the secG gene encoding preprotein translocase subunit SecG produces MSYTAFIILILIVAVALVLIVMVQNPKGGGLSSSFGGGGAQSLGGVQNTNNFLDRTTWTLAIAMFALILLSNVAIPRGGENDVNLNNTLDGVETTAPVENTLPSSNDSIN; encoded by the coding sequence ATGAGTTATACAGCTTTTATCATATTAATCTTAATTGTAGCAGTAGCTTTAGTATTAATAGTAATGGTTCAAAATCCTAAAGGAGGAGGATTATCTTCTTCATTTGGTGGTGGAGGTGCACAATCTTTAGGAGGTGTGCAAAACACGAACAATTTCTTAGACAGAACAACTTGGACGTTAGCTATAGCAATGTTTGCATTAATTTTATTATCAAATGTAGCCATTCCTAGAGGTGGAGAAAATGATGTAAACTTAAACAACACCTTAGATGGTGTTGAAACTACAGCACCTGTAGAAAACACATTACCATCATCAAACGATAGTATTAACTAA